A DNA window from Equus przewalskii isolate Varuska chromosome 12, EquPr2, whole genome shotgun sequence contains the following coding sequences:
- the MRPS17 gene encoding small ribosomal subunit protein uS17m isoform X6: MSIARSSVHAKWIVGKVIGTAMQKTAKVRVTRLVLDPYLLKYFNKRKTYFAHDALQQCTVGDIVLLKALPVPRTKHVKHELAEIIFKVGQVIDPVTGKPCAGTAYLESPVSLETTHLTKNLE; this comes from the exons ATGTCAATAGCCCGTTCATCTGTCCATGCCAAATGGATCGTGGGGAAGGTGATTGGGACAGCAATGCAAAAAACTGCTAAAGTGAGAGTGACCAGGCTTGTTCTGGATCCGTATTTATTAAAG TATTTTAATAAGCGAAAAACCTATTTTGCTCACGATGCTCTTCAGCAGTGCACAGTTGGGGATATCGTGCTTCTCAAAGCTTTACCTGTCCCACGAACGAAGCATGTGAAACATGAACTGGCTGAGATCATTTTCAAAGTTGGACAAGTCATAGATCCAGTGACTGGAAAACCCTGTGCAGGAACCGCCTACCTGGAGAGTCCAGTCAGTTTGGAAACCACCCACCTCACCAAAAATCTGGAATAA